The following coding sequences lie in one Kamptonema formosum PCC 6407 genomic window:
- the cmx8 gene encoding type I-MYXAN CRISPR-associated protein Cmx8, which produces MNELISIPYTLAELSSSQHRSGLAGLVLMVQWLHRFQPWKQDGSAICEIDNLSDRGVTLRINQLGLQALLNEVYAASWEEKIEYKLREDKETGEIIQPIRTEEVPDKDSKTGKVKIDKKTGQPKTKTAYYYPMFVPQGAFLVDPQYDRSSDGKNGLWIKLWRDALWAILKAKALSRNSFKARANELSDTKDVKDIWKNLANPSSQIKLAGSFYLGVQEKNAEDIPFKDRGRYHFLLHFWFFVAQIYVPIKINIEKEKESKKHQENIDFWGYVIAIPDIANLKFFCDEFFEFLSSREIKPFKFLPRECIIDLQLEAALEMSKRLKLQLNKSESKKSMSDLVNAIDIIHAHRPKDDTKFIYIGRFLPTMEMANEYEAIKNSLWSPTFRHQRLLNLVRDKKWYTGFDSLLCTIPYEQTMENDYFRHDSRESFKYEVEDMTEETEQDLGTEVAEYSCERLVLRLVKSYVLSKLEGKYQLKWKDVQGSPKESEYRDKKAKIAKSAFLDIRSRSEKSDFINYFASTICSVSQRMNESDFEKLTRDLYEDTDKVRTLTMLALSANS; this is translated from the coding sequence ATGAATGAACTAATTTCTATCCCATACACATTGGCCGAGTTGTCTTCTTCTCAGCATCGATCTGGTTTAGCAGGATTAGTTTTAATGGTACAATGGTTACATCGTTTTCAGCCGTGGAAACAAGATGGTTCTGCTATTTGCGAGATCGATAATTTGAGCGATCGCGGTGTAACTTTACGAATTAATCAGTTAGGTTTACAAGCACTACTCAATGAAGTCTATGCAGCGAGTTGGGAAGAAAAAATCGAGTACAAGTTACGCGAAGACAAGGAAACAGGAGAAATTATTCAGCCGATAAGGACTGAAGAAGTACCTGATAAAGATTCAAAAACAGGGAAAGTAAAGATCGACAAAAAAACAGGGCAACCCAAAACGAAGACTGCTTATTACTATCCTATGTTTGTACCACAAGGAGCATTCCTTGTTGATCCACAGTACGATCGTTCCTCTGATGGAAAAAATGGACTTTGGATTAAACTTTGGCGAGATGCTCTTTGGGCAATTCTAAAAGCCAAAGCACTTTCTCGCAACAGTTTTAAGGCAAGAGCGAATGAATTGTCAGATACAAAAGATGTCAAGGATATTTGGAAAAATTTAGCTAATCCTTCCTCACAAATCAAACTTGCAGGTAGCTTTTACTTGGGAGTACAGGAAAAAAATGCAGAAGATATCCCTTTTAAAGATAGGGGACGATATCATTTTCTGCTGCATTTCTGGTTTTTTGTTGCACAGATATATGTCCCCATTAAAATTAATATTGAGAAGGAAAAGGAGAGTAAAAAACATCAGGAAAATATAGATTTTTGGGGCTACGTAATAGCTATCCCTGATATTGCAAACCTCAAGTTTTTCTGTGATGAGTTTTTTGAATTTCTTAGTTCTAGGGAAATTAAACCATTTAAGTTTCTCCCTCGTGAATGTATTATAGACTTGCAACTTGAAGCAGCGCTGGAAATGAGCAAACGTCTTAAACTTCAGCTTAATAAAAGTGAGTCTAAAAAGAGTATGTCAGACTTAGTTAATGCAATAGACATTATTCATGCTCATAGACCTAAAGATGATACTAAATTCATTTATATTGGGCGTTTTTTACCAACGATGGAGATGGCTAATGAGTATGAAGCGATCAAAAATAGTCTATGGAGTCCGACATTTCGCCACCAAAGATTACTTAATCTAGTGAGGGATAAAAAATGGTATACAGGATTTGATTCGCTTCTGTGTACCATTCCCTACGAGCAAACGATGGAAAATGATTATTTCCGTCACGACTCACGCGAATCATTCAAATATGAGGTAGAAGATATGACCGAAGAAACAGAACAGGATCTTGGAACTGAAGTTGCCGAATACTCTTGCGAAAGACTGGTTTTGCGATTGGTAAAATCCTATGTATTAAGTAAGTTAGAAGGTAAATATCAACTCAAGTGGAAGGATGTTCAAGGCTCGCCGAAAGAAAGCGAGTATCGCGACAAAAAAGCAAAAATAGCTAAATCTGCTTTTTTGGATATTCGCAGCCGTAGCGAAAAATCAGATTTCATTAATTACTTTGCTTCTACGATTTGCTCTGTATCTCAACGAATGAATGAGTCAGATTTTGAAAAGCTAACTCGCGATCTCTATGAAGACACAGACAAAGTGCGTACTTTAACGATGCTTGCTCTTTCTGCCAACAGCTAA